A single Primulina eburnea isolate SZY01 chromosome 11, ASM2296580v1, whole genome shotgun sequence DNA region contains:
- the LOC140805041 gene encoding serine/threonine-protein phosphatase 7 long form homolog: protein MADNRNPEDLSVLYLQATHISSRVSSLTVDDIVKVKRSDNLIWKLYTNNYLHRRVLSYLNHMGFYGVLECGSQVIDNHLITALVERWRRETHTFHFTCGEATVTLQDVSIIWGLTIDGEAVTGVDVSHKVEEWQHICLDMLGFVPESKYLKGGHLSMTALHDHCISNLVNDETSEVDVVKFTRCVALMIVGGIMFPDYQGGSARLIFLQLLRDLDNVKSYSWGSAVLAFLYRELCNATRVEKSTMAGPLYILQIWAWSMIKCVNPDRDGLTLVVPPVDPDALIPVSPYGARWMYGFSYTHSPTHSVRIIRDSLDRMNNNEFNWSVYQKNDIDVKTIIDSYDNKIWRCVCPLICFDIVEMHRPNRVMRQFRRRQSIPGSAVDNDDMHNITRIGHRNTNWRDYHRNSIELWNNRLRYVCKGVRHGRTTQTDEDYFEWYNRITVRSISPAVTAVGFQPQPYNTFVGEFNFQQNFSTPSPFSHQSSFGGRSDMIGQPSGFAGGSTIFTSGEMNIAGTSNTQHDFFGDSGYGDFRPFGQTDFQTPYWSNTQSFTNLLNVGHQHVVNDTRPQRNVISPITYPEYSNERIPENIGLRRGTRRRNPPDCGTGSHLYHFNYDDDSAH, encoded by the exons ATGGCAGATAATAGAAATCCAGAAGATCTTAGTGTCCTATATTTACAGGCGACCCATATATCATCAAGAGTATCTTCGTTAACCGTTGATGATATTGTCAAAGTGAAAAGGTCAGACAATTTGATTTGGAAGTTATATACCAATAATTACTTACACAGGCGTGTATTGtcatatttaaatcatatggGTTTTTATGGAGTTTTAGAATGTGGCTCGCAAGTTATTGATAATCATTTGATTACTGCGCTTGTTGAACGTTGGAGACGTGAGACACACACGTTTCACTTTACATGTGGTGAAGCAACAGTTACACTACAAGATGTTTCAATAATTTGGGGTCTGACAATTGATGGTGAAGCAGTAACCGGAGTAGACGTGTCGCATAAAGTGGAGGAATGGCAACACATATGTTTGGATATGTTAGGATTTGTGCCAGaatcaaaatatttgaaaggtgGTCATCTGTCTATGACAGCACTACATGATCATTGTATATCTAACCTTGTCAATGATGAAACTTCAGAGGTAGATGTTGTGAAATTTACTCGTTGTGTTGCGTTAATGATTGTTGGAGGAATAATGTTCCCTGATTATCAAGGAGGGTCAGCTAGACTAATTTTTTTGCAACTGTTACGAGATCTTGATAACGTGAAGTCTTATAGTTGGGGTAGTGCAGTTTTAGCGTTTCTATATCGTGAGTTGTGTAACGCGACACGTGTAGAGAAGTCTACAATGGCTGGACCTTTATATATCCTGCAG ATATGGGCATGGAGCATGATTAAATGTGTTAATCCCGATCGAGATGGGTTAACATTAGTTGTACCTCCCGTTGATCCGGATGCTTTAATTCCAGTTTCTCCATATGGTGCAcg GTGGATGTATGGGTTTAGTTACACACATTCGCCAACACATTCTGTCAGAATTATAAGGGATTCGCTAGATCGTATGAATAATAATGAg TTTAATTGGAGCGTATACCAGAAAAATGACATAGATGTGAAGACCATTATTGATTCATACGACAACAAAATATGGCGGTGTGTTTGTCCCCTTATTTGCTTTGACATCGTGGAGATGCATCGTCCTAATCGGGTAATGCGACAATTTCGAAGGCGGCAATCAATTCCAGGGTCTGCCGTCGACAATGACGATATGCATAATATCACGAGAATAGGACATCGCAACACCAACTGGAGAGATTATCATAGGAATTCAATTGAGTTGTGGAATAATAGGCTGAGATATGTTTGTAAAGGGGTGCGACACGGGCGAACGACGCAAACTGATGAAGATTACTTTGAATGGTACAATCGAATAACTGTGCGCTCGATCTCACCTGCAGTTACTGCCGTTGGTTTTCAACCACAACCGTACAATACTTTTGTTGGAGAATTTAATTTTCAACAAAATTTTAGTACGCCTTCTCCGTTTTCGCATCAGTCTTCATTTGGAGGGAGAAGTGACATGATTGGGCAACCAAGTGGGTTTGCAGGAGGCTCTACGATTTTTACGTCAGGTGAAATGAATATTGCAGGAACCTCTAATACTCAGCATGATTTTTTCGGTGATTCAGGGTATGGTGACTTTCGTCCGTTTGGTCAGACAGATTTTCAGACTCCTTATTGGTCGAACACACAAAGTTTCACGAATTTGCTTAACGTCGGACATCAGCATGTTGTGAATGATACTCGACCGCAGAGGAATGTTATATCCCCTATCACTTATCCAGAGTATTCAAACGAAAGAATTCCTGAAAATATAGGATTGCGTAGAGGGACGAGAAGACGCAATCCACCTGACTGTGGAACAGGGAGCCATTTGTATCATTTTAATTATGACGATGATTCTGCTCATTAA
- the LOC140805768 gene encoding UPF0235 protein At5g63440 isoform X1, with product MPKRTTHTYSSEDALPEGPDSDLFVYYCKHCSSHVLITDTQLQKMPKRNTDKAYVLDRKKHLARLNTSEAGKVLLKRGEGKVEKQYRMNCVGCELLVCYRAEEDMASASIIYVVDGALSTIAAETNPQDAPVPPCISQLEGGLVQVAIEVEDRSQRSAITRVNADDVRVTVAAPAARGEANNELLEYMGKVLGLKLSQMTLQRGWNNKSKLLVVEDLSARQVYEKLLEAAQP from the exons ATGCCGAAACGAACGACGCATACATACTCTAGCGAGGACGCTTTGCCGGAAGGTCCCGATTCCGATCTCTTCGTCTACTACTGCAAGCATTGCAGCTCTCATGTTCTTATTACCG ATACCCAATTGCAGAAAATGCCCAAAAGAAATACGGACAAAGCTTATGTCTTGGACAGGAAGAAGCATCTTGCGAGGCTTAACACTAGTGAAGCTGGAAAGGTTCTTTTGAAGCG TGGTGAAGGGAAAGTGGAGAAGCAGTATCGAATGAATTGTGTGGGTTGTGAGCTGCTTGTTTGCTATCGCGCTGAAGAAGATATGGCATCTGCTTCCATCATATATGTTGTAGACGGTGCACTTAGTACAATTGCTGCTGAAACTAATCCACAG GATGCTCCTGTTCCGCCCTGCATATCGCAATTAGAGGGCGGCCTTGTTCAAGTGGCCATCGAAGTGGAAGACCGTTCACAACGCTCAGCAATTACAA GAGTAAATGCTGACGATGTTCGAGTTACTGTTGCCGCACCTGCAGCCCGAGGGGAAGCTAACAATGAGCTTTTAGAATATATGGGAAAG GTATTAGGTTTGAAACTGAGCCAGATGACTCTCCAAAGAGGGTGGAATAATAAATCAAAGCTCCTGGTG G
- the LOC140805768 gene encoding UPF0235 protein At5g63440 isoform X2 — protein MFLLPKMPKRNTDKAYVLDRKKHLARLNTSEAGKVLLKRGEGKVEKQYRMNCVGCELLVCYRAEEDMASASIIYVVDGALSTIAAETNPQDAPVPPCISQLEGGLVQVAIEVEDRSQRSAITRVNADDVRVTVAAPAARGEANNELLEYMGKVLGLKLSQMTLQRGWNNKSKLLVVEDLSARQVYEKLLEAAQP, from the exons ATGTTCTTATTACCG AAAATGCCCAAAAGAAATACGGACAAAGCTTATGTCTTGGACAGGAAGAAGCATCTTGCGAGGCTTAACACTAGTGAAGCTGGAAAGGTTCTTTTGAAGCG TGGTGAAGGGAAAGTGGAGAAGCAGTATCGAATGAATTGTGTGGGTTGTGAGCTGCTTGTTTGCTATCGCGCTGAAGAAGATATGGCATCTGCTTCCATCATATATGTTGTAGACGGTGCACTTAGTACAATTGCTGCTGAAACTAATCCACAG GATGCTCCTGTTCCGCCCTGCATATCGCAATTAGAGGGCGGCCTTGTTCAAGTGGCCATCGAAGTGGAAGACCGTTCACAACGCTCAGCAATTACAA GAGTAAATGCTGACGATGTTCGAGTTACTGTTGCCGCACCTGCAGCCCGAGGGGAAGCTAACAATGAGCTTTTAGAATATATGGGAAAG GTATTAGGTTTGAAACTGAGCCAGATGACTCTCCAAAGAGGGTGGAATAATAAATCAAAGCTCCTGGTG G